The window CAGACGCGGTGATCCTCGAACCATGTCGATAGCCCGCCCGTCGTGGTGGACGGCCCAATGAGGACGACGGCGAGCGCGGCAAGCGCCAGCCAGTACCATTTGACGATGCCCGCCAGCCGCTCGTTCGCGGGTGGCCGGCACAGCGCGGCAAGCGCGACCAGGATCGGATATTCCGCGATCCAGGAGAATGTGAACGGCGCGACGAGCCCCGCGAAGAGGCCGCCGACCATGCCGCCGAACGACAGCGCGACATAGAATCCGGTGAGATATTTGGCGGCCGGCCGGGTCCGCGCCAATTCGCCGTGGCAGGCCATTGCGATGACGAAGAAGCACAATTGATGCCCGCCGAGCGTCAGCAGCAGGTTCTGTTCGCCCCCGAAGGCCAGCAGGAAGACGACGCCCGCGATCGCGACCGGCTGCAGCATCAGCATCCATTTGTGCGGCAGCAGCGGCCGCGACTGGAACACCACCACCCAGGTCAAGAGGTACAGCGACAGCGGCAGCACCCACAGCAACGGCGCCGCCGCAACGTCGGTCGAGATGTGCGCGGTGACGGCGATGAGCAGCCCGGACGGCACTCCGGCGAGGAATATCCAACGCAGCCGCGTCATGAAACCGGGCGCCGGCGCATTCAAATCCTCAGTTCGTGCATCGACCAAGGCAAGCTTCGGCGAGCGCAACAGCAGCACGCCACATGCGGCGATCAGGAGGATCAGAATGCCGTAACCGCCGGTCCAGAGCCGGTTCTGTGTGTGCAGCGTGAACATCGGCTCCAGCAGGAACGGATAGGACAGCAGGGCGAGGAAGCTGCCGATGTTGGAGGACGCATAGAGGAAATAGGGATCATGTCCGGCAGGATGCCCGGTGCGGACGAACCAGGCCTGGAGCAACGGATTGTTGGCGGCGAGCGCGAAGAACGGCAGCCCGATCGAGATCACGAACAGGCCGAGCAGCCAGATCGCGTAGCCCGAAGCGGGCGGATCGCCATAGGCCGAGGCGATGCCGAGCGGCAGCGTGACGAAGGCCGCGATCAGCAACAGGAGATGCACCACCACCGGAACGATGCGGTTCCTCACCTGCATCAACATATGCGCATAGGCGTAGCCCGCCAGCAGCAGCGACTGGAAGAACACCATCGCCACCGACCACACCGCCGGCGAGCCGCCGAGCCGCGGCAGGACCATCTTCGTGAACAGCGGCTGCACCGAGAACAGCAACAGCGCGCTGACGAAGATCGCGGCGGTGTAGACCGTCAGCAGCAGCCGGTTGCGTGACGAGGACGGCTGCTCCGTGGCGGGTTGCACGATCGAATCCATGGAAGCTCCGGCATAACCCCGGCGGGCGCCGGGCGCGCGCAATGGAGCACAAGGCGCCTGAACGGGCAATAAAGGGTCTCGTGATGTTGCAGCGGGGAATGCTTCATATACAGATGTCATTCCGAACCGGGTCGCTCAGACCGTCCCGGAATGAGCGTGGAACAGCTTGCACCCTTCATGATCGAAACCGACGTCATCATCATCGGCGCTGGCCATAACGGCCTCACCTGCGCGGCCTATCTCGCGATGGCCGGCTTGCGCGTGCGCGTGGTCGAGCGCCGCAAGGTGGTCGGCGGGGCCGCGGTCACGGAGGAGTTTCATCCGGGCTTCCGCAATTCGGTCGCGGCCTACACCGTGAGCCTGCTCAATCCGCAGGTGGTCCGCGACTTGAAGCTGGCCGAACAGGGCCTGCGCATCGTCGAACGGCGCGCGCAGAACTTTCTGCCCGCCCCCGACGGCAGCTATCTGCTCACCGGCGAGGGGCGGACGCAGGCGTCCGTCGCACGGCTGAGCGCGCATGACGCAAACGCGCTCGACGGCTTTTCGCGCGAGCTGGAAGATATCGCCGACGTGCTCCGGCAATTCGTGCTGCGCGCGCCGCCAAATCTGCTCGATGGTTTCGGCACGGCCTCGATCCGCGAAGCCGTGAACGCAATCCAGAGCGCCAACATCCTGCGTGGGCTGTCGCTGGAGCAGAGCCGCAGCCTGCTCGATCTCTTCACCCGCTCGGCCGGCGAGATGCTGGACGAACGTTTCGAGCATGATCTGGTCAAGGCGCTGTTCGGCTTCGATGCCATCGTCGGCAATTATGCCAGCCCCTACGCCGCGGGCTCGGCCTATGTGATGCTGCATCACGCCTTCGGCGAGGTGAACGGCAAGAAGGGCGTCTGGGGTCACGCCATCGGCGGCATGGGCGCGATCACGCAAGCCATGGCCCGCGCCGCACGCGACCGCGGCGTTGTGATCGACACCGATGCGGGCGTGCGCGAAGTCGTCGTCGAGCGCGACCGCGCGGTCGGCGTGGCCTTGGAGAACGGCACGACGATCCGCGCGAAATATGTCGCAGCCAGCGTCAATCCGAAGCTGCTCTATACGCGGCTGGTCGCCGCCGATGCGCTTCCCCAACCCTTCCTCGACCGCATCCGGCACTGGAAGAACGGCTCCGGCACCTTCCGCATGAACGTGGCACTGGACCGCCTGCCCTCCTTCACGGCGCTGCCAGGCGACGGCGATCATCTCACCTCGGGCATCATCCTGGCCCCTGATCTCGGCTACATGGACCGTGCCTTTCTCGATGCCCGCGCGCACGGCTGGAGCCGGGAGCCCGTCGTGGAAATGCTGATCCCCTCGACGCTCGACGATACGCTCGCGCCCGCAGGACAACATGTCGCGAGCCTGTTCTGCCAGCACGTCGCGCCGGAGCTTCCCGATGGAAAGTCGTGGGACGACCATCGCGACGAGGTCGCCGACCTCATGATCGCGACGGTGGACAAGTACGCGCCGGGTTTTGCGACAAGCGTGCTCGGCCGCCAGATCCTGTCACCGCTCGACCTTGAACGGCAGTTCGGCCTGTTGGGGGGCGACATCTTCCACGGCGCGCTGACGCTGAACCAGCTGTTCTCGGCGCGGCCGATGCTGGGCCATGCCGATTATCGCGGACCCGTGAAGGGCCTCTATCACTGCGGCTCGGGCGCCCACCCCGGCGGCGGCGTCACCGGCGCCCCCGGCCACAACGCCGCGCGGGCGATCCTGAGGGATCATCGCTCGCTGTTCGGAAGCCGTGGATAACCCTGTGGATGGGCTGTGGACAAGGCTGTTGGCAGAGCTGTGGAAGAGCGGTGGGTTACGCCCCTCCAAGCTTGGTACAAATTGGTGGAAAATGCGGGGATGAGCGGCGGGCTAATGCGTGGACACAGCCCGGAAAAACCAGCGGACAGCCTGTGGGCATTCTGTGAAAACCTGTCCCCAAAACGACTTCGCCCGCCAGGGGCAATTCCCCCGACGGGCGCTGGTCGAAAGCAGTCGTGTGGAGAATTGGCCCCGCCGGGAAATGGAAAGCGGAAATTACTTCAAGGAGCTGCTAATCGAAGTGAACTTCTCGTTCATGGTGGTGCCCAGGCCGTTCACCACGGTGATGATCGCCAGCGCGATGCCGGCTGCGATCAGGCCATACTCGATTGCGGTTGCACCTGAATCGTCGGTCCAGAACTTCAAAATCATGCGCTTCAAGTCTCGCCTCCTATTCTATTTCAAGCTGTGTGGGTTGCCCAACACCCGGAAATGTACGGAATACAACCTGCGGTCGGGTTAATCCCTTAAATGCAAGTTATGCAAAATATTGGAAACAAAAGTTCCAAAAATTGAACCGGACGGAACCCTGAGATATGCAGCCCTCCACCCATCGCGCCAGTTTTTCGATCGGCAGCGAGACCGCCGCCAAGCGCATTGTCGACGTCCTCACTGAAATGTTCTTCGAGGACGATGCGGCGGTCGCCGCGTTCGAGCAACCGAACGGACAGTGGGACGTCGCGCTGCATTTCGCGAACGCGCCGGACCGGGCGTGGCTGCGCGAACTCGTTGCAACATCAGCAGGAAATGAGATCGCCGACACGCTCGCCTTCGACACCGTCGAAGCCAGGGACTGGGTCAAGTCGAGCCTGGAAGATCTCGTCCCGGTGCCGGCCGGGCGCTTCGTCGTCCACGGCAGCCATGACCGCGACCGCGTGGCGCCAAACAAGCTCGCCATCGAGATCGAGGCGGCCCTCGCCTTCGGCACCGGCCATCACGGCACCACGCGCGGCTGTTTACTCCTGCTTGACCATGTCTTGAAAAGCACCCGGCCGGGCCGCCTGCTTGACCTCGGCACCGGGACCGGCGTGCTGGGGATAGCGGCGGCGAAGGCGCTGCATCGCGCGGTGCTGGCCTCCGACATCGACCCGGCCTCGGTCAAGGTGGCAGCCGAGAACGCCTTGTTGAACGAAGTCGGTCATCATGTGCGAGTGATCCGCGCCACCGGCTTCGCGGCGGCCGATTTCGGCAGATGCGGCCCGTTCGACCTGGTGCTGGCCAACATCCTGGCCAATCCGTTACGGCAATTGGCGGGCCCGATGACGCGGCACCTCGCGACCGGAGGGCGCGTCATCCTCTCCGGTCTGTTGACGCCCCAGGTCCCCGCCGTGATCGCCGCCTACCGCGCGCGCGGCCTCGTGCCTCTGAAGCACTTGCGGATCGAGGGATGGAGCAGCCTGTTGCTGCGGAAGATGGGGTGAGTACGGCTGCTGCCGTAGATGCCGCTACTTTGCGGCCTTCTCGTCCGGGCGCATCGCGCGCTCGGCCTGCGAGGCGCGCCTCGCGCGGCGTTCGGCGAAACGGTCGATCATCTGGTTGATGAGGCCGCGCGGTTTCTTCGGTGTTGCGGCAGCCGGGGCGCGGCGCACCGGCGGCGTAATCTTCTCAAACGTGAACGCTGGCATCGAGTGTCCCCTCGTCATTGAGATGAACAACTTGCTCGAATTTCCCTGTTATCCGGACGAAGCGCAACTGCCGCATCCTGTACTCCACTCAATTCGAATGGAACTTGTTCAAGCACAGTCCATGCCAGATGCGACCTCAAATGCGTCTACATTGCGGACTGATCCGCATGATCCTAAAGTGATCCACCATGTTCGAAGCGCACTTCCAGACATTCGAGGAGCCCGAGGCCGGCGTCGCGTTGACGGCGCGGTTGGCCGCGCTCCGTGAAGAACTCGCCCGCCGCAAGCTGACCGGTTTCGTGATTCCACGCGCCGACCAGCAGCAGAATGAGTATGTGCCGCCCTCGGAAGAGCGTCTGGCCTGGCTGACCGGTTTTACCGGCTCGGCAGGACTGGCGGTGGTGCTGACGCACGAGGCTGCGGTCTTCGTCGATGGCCGCTACACGATCCAGGCGGCCAAGCAGGTCGATTCAAGGGCCTGGGCCGTGGAATCTCTGATCGATCCCCCGCCGGAAAGCTGGATGTCGGCACACCTGAAGGCCGGCGACCGCCTAGGATTTGATCCGTGGCTGCACACTTTTGCGGCAGCCGAGCGTTTGGCCGCCGCCTGCACCAAGGCCGGTGCCGAGTTGGTCGCCGTCGACAGCAATCCGGTCGATGCGATCTGGCAAGACCGGCCACAGCCGCCGATTGCGCCGGTCACGGTGCACGGGATGCAACATGCCGGCGTGACTGAAGCCGAGAAGCTGACGCAGATCAGGAGCGAGATCGGCAAGCTCGGCGTCGATGCGTTGGTGCTGTCCGACAGCCACGCCGTTGCCTGGACCTTCAACATCCGCGGCGCCGACGTCGCGCATACGCCGCTGCCGCTGTCCTATGCGCTGGTGCCGAAGGACGGCCGTCCCACCATCTTCATCGATCACCGCAAGCTCTCCAATCTGACCCGCGACCATCTCGAGCAGTCCGCCGACGTGCGCGAGCCCGATGCGATGGCGCCGACGCTGATGGCGCTCGCCAAGAGCGGTGGATCGATCGCGCTCGACAATGCGACCGCGGCTGATGCCCTCAGCCGGCTGATCACGGGTGCCGGCGGCAGGCCGGTGCGCGGCAGCGATCCCATCGCGCTGCTCAAGGCGGTCAAGAACACGACCGAGATCAAGGGCACGCAAACCGCGCACCGGCGCGACGCCGTGGCGCTGGCGCGCTTCCTCGCCTTCATCGACCGCGAGGCGGCAAGCGGCAAGCTCACCGAGATCGACGCGGTCGAGGCACTGGAGACGTTCCGCCGCGACACCGGCGCACTGAAGGACGTGTCGTTCCCGACCATATCGGGCACCGGCCCGAATGGCGCGATCGTGCACTACCGCGTCACCCGCAAGAGCAACCGGCGGATCGTGCCGGGCGATCTGCTGCTGATCGATTCAGGTGCACAATACGAAGACGGCACCACCGACGTCACCCGCACCATGGCCGTGGGCGAGCCGACCGCCGAGATGCGCGACCGCTTCACGCGTGTGCTGCGCGGCCACATCGCGATCGCGCGGGCGATCTTTCCCGACGGCGCCACCGGCGCGCAGCTCGACACACTGGCACGGCAATATCTCTGGGCCGCCGGCGTCGATTTCGAGCATGGCACCGGCCACGGCGTCGGCAGCTATCTCTCGGTGCACGAAGGACCGGCGCGGATATCGAAGCTCGGCACCACGCCGCTGAAGCGCGGCATGATCCTGTCCAACGAGCCCGGCTACTACAAGACCGACGGTTTCGGCATCCGCATCGAGAACCTCGAACTGGTGGTCGCTGCCGACATCAAAGGCGCGGAAAAATCGATGAACGCGTTCGAGACGCTGACCCTGGCACCGATCGACCGCCGGCTGATCGATGTCGGCATGCTCAGCAAGGACGAGCTCGACTGGCTCAACGCCTATCACGCGCGCGTCAGGGCCGAGGTGCGGCCGGCGCTGGACGAGACGACGAAGGCGTGGCTGGACCAGGCCACGGCGGAGCTGAAGGCGTAAGTTCGCCATTTCACGGGCTCGACGCATAGCACCACACGATTTGCGCAAGGCTCATTTCCACCCCCGCTGTCATTCCCCTCGAAGGCGGGGAATCCAGTATTCCAGAGACAGCAAACGTATGCGGAGAAGCCGCGGCGTACTGGATCGCCCGGTCAAGCCGGGCGATGACACCGAGCTTTTGACGCGAGCAACGCGCCCAATCGGTCGCCATCGTGCCCTCATCACCGTCCCGGAATCCGTATAGCCGCATTCCGAAACGCCGATATGCGTCTTGTGCGAGCGCGCTACAGTCCGATTCGAGTTTCTACCAGACGGACACGCATGCACGGCATCATTAGCAAACCGCCGGAAACGGCGAAGAACCTCGCGACCTCGCGCGTGGTGTTGCTGTTGCTCGTCGTCATGACCGGGATCGCGCCGATCTCGCTTTACATGCTGGTTCCGGCGCTGCCGGTGCTGGCGACGACATTTGGCAGCGACATCTCGGTCGCGCAGATGACGGTGTCGCTGTACATGGTCGGCATCGCGCTGTCGCAACTCATCATGGGCCCGCTGTCGGACCGTTTCGGGCGACGCCCGGTGCTGCTCGGAGGCCTGGCCCTGATGGTCGCGGCCAGCGTCGCCTGCATCTTCGCGGAAACGCTGCCGCAGCTGATCGCCGCGCGCTTCTTCCAGGCGCTGGGCGGCGCCGCCGGCATGGTGGTGAGCCGCGCCATCATCCGCGACATCTACCAGCGCGATCGCGTCGCCTCGATGATCAGCCTCGTGGTCGCGGCGCTGATGATCGG of the Bradyrhizobium sp. WSM1417 genome contains:
- a CDS encoding fused MFS/spermidine synthase is translated as MDSIVQPATEQPSSSRNRLLLTVYTAAIFVSALLLFSVQPLFTKMVLPRLGGSPAVWSVAMVFFQSLLLAGYAYAHMLMQVRNRIVPVVVHLLLLIAAFVTLPLGIASAYGDPPASGYAIWLLGLFVISIGLPFFALAANNPLLQAWFVRTGHPAGHDPYFLYASSNIGSFLALLSYPFLLEPMFTLHTQNRLWTGGYGILILLIAACGVLLLRSPKLALVDARTEDLNAPAPGFMTRLRWIFLAGVPSGLLIAVTAHISTDVAAAPLLWVLPLSLYLLTWVVVFQSRPLLPHKWMLMLQPVAIAGVVFLLAFGGEQNLLLTLGGHQLCFFVIAMACHGELARTRPAAKYLTGFYVALSFGGMVGGLFAGLVAPFTFSWIAEYPILVALAALCRPPANERLAGIVKWYWLALAALAVVLIGPSTTTGGLSTWFEDHRVWTAGGVGVLAALLALTVNAGRWKIFATVALALALIRVYPADEGRVTTVRSFFGVHKIVVTPGGYFHVLMHGTTIHGAERFLNNDGTPVTGRPEPITYYHKDGGIGQAVTAMRERKGAPLKVAAIGVGSGTLACAAEPNESWTFFEIDQSMVDAASDPKNFRYISSCMPGLKPVIGDARLTFAKEPDGAYDLIIVDAYSSDAIPIHLATEEAMKIYKDKLAPHGAVVMHVSNRHLDLETVVVGIADANDLKSWVYNEDSGRDGDYIFSTDVVISAREDADVGRLASSKAWEQTEADDRVRVWTDDYSNILGALYRRLRDGE
- a CDS encoding aminopeptidase P family protein — protein: MFEAHFQTFEEPEAGVALTARLAALREELARRKLTGFVIPRADQQQNEYVPPSEERLAWLTGFTGSAGLAVVLTHEAAVFVDGRYTIQAAKQVDSRAWAVESLIDPPPESWMSAHLKAGDRLGFDPWLHTFAAAERLAAACTKAGAELVAVDSNPVDAIWQDRPQPPIAPVTVHGMQHAGVTEAEKLTQIRSEIGKLGVDALVLSDSHAVAWTFNIRGADVAHTPLPLSYALVPKDGRPTIFIDHRKLSNLTRDHLEQSADVREPDAMAPTLMALAKSGGSIALDNATAADALSRLITGAGGRPVRGSDPIALLKAVKNTTEIKGTQTAHRRDAVALARFLAFIDREAASGKLTEIDAVEALETFRRDTGALKDVSFPTISGTGPNGAIVHYRVTRKSNRRIVPGDLLLIDSGAQYEDGTTDVTRTMAVGEPTAEMRDRFTRVLRGHIAIARAIFPDGATGAQLDTLARQYLWAAGVDFEHGTGHGVGSYLSVHEGPARISKLGTTPLKRGMILSNEPGYYKTDGFGIRIENLELVVAADIKGAEKSMNAFETLTLAPIDRRLIDVGMLSKDELDWLNAYHARVRAEVRPALDETTKAWLDQATAELKA
- a CDS encoding Flp family type IVb pilin, which codes for MILKFWTDDSGATAIEYGLIAAGIALAIITVVNGLGTTMNEKFTSISSSLK
- a CDS encoding NAD(P)/FAD-dependent oxidoreductase, whose protein sequence is MIETDVIIIGAGHNGLTCAAYLAMAGLRVRVVERRKVVGGAAVTEEFHPGFRNSVAAYTVSLLNPQVVRDLKLAEQGLRIVERRAQNFLPAPDGSYLLTGEGRTQASVARLSAHDANALDGFSRELEDIADVLRQFVLRAPPNLLDGFGTASIREAVNAIQSANILRGLSLEQSRSLLDLFTRSAGEMLDERFEHDLVKALFGFDAIVGNYASPYAAGSAYVMLHHAFGEVNGKKGVWGHAIGGMGAITQAMARAARDRGVVIDTDAGVREVVVERDRAVGVALENGTTIRAKYVAASVNPKLLYTRLVAADALPQPFLDRIRHWKNGSGTFRMNVALDRLPSFTALPGDGDHLTSGIILAPDLGYMDRAFLDARAHGWSREPVVEMLIPSTLDDTLAPAGQHVASLFCQHVAPELPDGKSWDDHRDEVADLMIATVDKYAPGFATSVLGRQILSPLDLERQFGLLGGDIFHGALTLNQLFSARPMLGHADYRGPVKGLYHCGSGAHPGGGVTGAPGHNAARAILRDHRSLFGSRG
- a CDS encoding 50S ribosomal protein L11 methyltransferase; protein product: MQPSTHRASFSIGSETAAKRIVDVLTEMFFEDDAAVAAFEQPNGQWDVALHFANAPDRAWLRELVATSAGNEIADTLAFDTVEARDWVKSSLEDLVPVPAGRFVVHGSHDRDRVAPNKLAIEIEAALAFGTGHHGTTRGCLLLLDHVLKSTRPGRLLDLGTGTGVLGIAAAKALHRAVLASDIDPASVKVAAENALLNEVGHHVRVIRATGFAAADFGRCGPFDLVLANILANPLRQLAGPMTRHLATGGRVILSGLLTPQVPAVIAAYRARGLVPLKHLRIEGWSSLLLRKMG